Proteins from a single region of Mustelus asterias unplaced genomic scaffold, sMusAst1.hap1.1 HAP1_SCAFFOLD_1654, whole genome shotgun sequence:
- the kics2 gene encoding KICSTOR subunit 2, whose translation MEIADFYEKMYSLSTQKSIHSTEVLHTLESILQKYSSRFHHPILSPLESSFQLEVDVLTQLLKAQAEISEWKFLPSLLNLHSAHSKLQSWGQTFEKQRETRKHLFGGQTQKALQPPHLFLWLGKLKNALLAKFTFYFHEALSRQTAPSEMKALTAKTNPDYCGKISSFIRKYDAENVSLIFDNRGSETFQGHGYHHPHSYREAPKGVDQYPAVVSLPTDRPLIHWPNVIMIMSDRATELNTLDKVVHFYDDKVQSTYFLTRPEPQFTIVVIFDSRKSEKDSHFLSFLNELSSSLKNSKPFASLKPGSKG comes from the exons ATGGAGATTGCTGACTTCTACGAGAAGATGTATTCCCTCAGCACGCAGAAGTCCATTCACTCAACGGAGGTGCTTCACACGCTGGAGTCGATTCTGCAGAAATACAGCTCCAG GTTCCATCACCCCATCCTGAGCCCTTTGGAGAGTAGCTTCCAGCTGGAGGTGGACGTGCTAACACAGCTGCTGAAAGCTCAGGCTGAGATCAGTGAATGGAAGTTCCTTCCCTCTCTGCTCAACCTGCACAGTGCCCACTCCAAACTGCAGAGCTGGGGCCAGACCTTTGAGAAGCAGCGCGAGACCAGGAAGCACCTGTTTGGGGGCCAGACCcagaaggcccttcagcccccccaCCTCTTCCTGTGGCTGGGCAAGCTGAAGAACGCTCTCTTGGCCAAGTTCACCTTCTACTTCCACGAGGCACTGAGCCGCCAGACTGCCCCCTCAGAAATGAAGGCCTTGACCGCCAAGACCAACCCCGATTACTGCGGCAAGATCTCGAGTTTCATCCGGAAATACGACGCCGAAAATGTCTCCCTGATCTTCGACAACCGAGGGTCGGAGACCTTCCAAGGGCATGGGTACCACCACCCGCACTCGTACCGGGAAGCCCCCAAGGGGGTGGATCAGTACCCGGCCGTCGTTTCCTTGCCCACTGACCGACCTTTAATACACTGGCCCAACGTGATCATGATTATGTCGGACCGGGCGACGGAGCTGAACACGCTGGACAAAGTAGTCCACTTCTACGACGACAAGGTTCAGAGCACCTACTTCCTGACGCGCCCCGAGCCCCAGTTCACCATCGTGGTCATCTTCGACTCCAGAAAGTCGGAGAAAGACTCccactttctttcctttctcAACGAGCTCTCCAGCTCCCTGAAGAACTCCAAGCCGTTTGCGAGCCTGAAGCCAGGGTCAAAGGGCTGA